The following coding sequences lie in one Primulina huaijiensis isolate GDHJ02 chromosome 2, ASM1229523v2, whole genome shotgun sequence genomic window:
- the LOC140959503 gene encoding uncharacterized protein At2g39795, mitochondrial-like isoform X1, producing the protein MALSHMLKRSASRFAPLIFNHKHLSHNHHHTSALFAAFNDRSSGMSRNLLQRSFPSYLHHYSTRPSSDESLLQVIKSEIQCAVESRKEDQVEEVPQGFPFKIQDHHGQQTITLTREYQGETISIEVHMPDIINGAGDDTDDNNDEGEESASQPSIPLVVQVTKSRGRTLEFDCTAYPDEIVIDCLSVKDPDAAVDQIPYEGPEFSDLDENLQKAFHKYLEIRGIKASTTNFLHGYMVDKDSKEYITWLKNLEKFIKD; encoded by the exons ATGGCTCTAAGCCACATGCTTAAACGATCTGCTTCAAGATTTGCACCGTTGATCTTCAATCACAAGCATCTCAGCCACAATCACCACCACACCTCGGCCCTGTTCGCCGCCTTCAATGACCGTTCCTCGGGAATGTCGCGGAATCTCCTGCAGCGGTCATTTCCGTCATATCTTCACCACTACTCCACCCGGCCCAGCTCTGACGAATCACTTCTACAAGTAATCAAGTCAGAGATTCAGTGCGCCGTGGAGTCTCGGAAGGAGGATCAG GTTGAGGAGGTTCCACAGGGTTTCCCTTTCAAAATTCAAGACCATCATGGACAGCAGACTATAACGCTAACCAGAGAATATCAAGGTGAAACCATATCTATTGAAGTTCACATGCCTGACATTATTAATGGCGCGGGGGATGATACTGATGATAATAATGATGAAGGGGAGGAAAGTGCAAGCCAACCTAGTATACCATTAGTCGTTCAAGTTACCAAGAGTAGAGGACGAACACTCGAGTTTGATTGTACTGCTTATCCTGATGAGATTGTGATCGACTGCTTGTCTGTCAAAGATCCCGATGCTGCTGTGGATCAAATACCATATGAAGGACCTGAATTCTC GGATTTGGACGAGAATTTGCAGAAGGCTTTCCACAAGTATTTGGAGATCAGGGGAATTAAGGCCAGCACAACCAATTTCTTGCATGGTTACATGGTGGACAAGGACAGCAAAGAGTATATAACATGGTTGAAGAACCTAGAGAAGTTCATTAAAGATTAA
- the LOC140959503 gene encoding uncharacterized protein At2g39795, mitochondrial-like isoform X2, with protein MALSHMLKRSASRFAPLIFNHKHLSHNHHHTSALFAAFNDRSSGMSRNLLQRSFPSYLHHYSTRPSSDESLLQVIKSEIQCAVESRKEDQVPQGFPFKIQDHHGQQTITLTREYQGETISIEVHMPDIINGAGDDTDDNNDEGEESASQPSIPLVVQVTKSRGRTLEFDCTAYPDEIVIDCLSVKDPDAAVDQIPYEGPEFSDLDENLQKAFHKYLEIRGIKASTTNFLHGYMVDKDSKEYITWLKNLEKFIKD; from the exons ATGGCTCTAAGCCACATGCTTAAACGATCTGCTTCAAGATTTGCACCGTTGATCTTCAATCACAAGCATCTCAGCCACAATCACCACCACACCTCGGCCCTGTTCGCCGCCTTCAATGACCGTTCCTCGGGAATGTCGCGGAATCTCCTGCAGCGGTCATTTCCGTCATATCTTCACCACTACTCCACCCGGCCCAGCTCTGACGAATCACTTCTACAAGTAATCAAGTCAGAGATTCAGTGCGCCGTGGAGTCTCGGAAGGAGGATCAG GTTCCACAGGGTTTCCCTTTCAAAATTCAAGACCATCATGGACAGCAGACTATAACGCTAACCAGAGAATATCAAGGTGAAACCATATCTATTGAAGTTCACATGCCTGACATTATTAATGGCGCGGGGGATGATACTGATGATAATAATGATGAAGGGGAGGAAAGTGCAAGCCAACCTAGTATACCATTAGTCGTTCAAGTTACCAAGAGTAGAGGACGAACACTCGAGTTTGATTGTACTGCTTATCCTGATGAGATTGTGATCGACTGCTTGTCTGTCAAAGATCCCGATGCTGCTGTGGATCAAATACCATATGAAGGACCTGAATTCTC GGATTTGGACGAGAATTTGCAGAAGGCTTTCCACAAGTATTTGGAGATCAGGGGAATTAAGGCCAGCACAACCAATTTCTTGCATGGTTACATGGTGGACAAGGACAGCAAAGAGTATATAACATGGTTGAAGAACCTAGAGAAGTTCATTAAAGATTAA